In Robbsia sp. KACC 23696, a single window of DNA contains:
- a CDS encoding carboxymuconolactone decarboxylase family protein has protein sequence MSADRQHDLENTILRGLEKRYPGPQAFRALSAPVWRTGALSEKEKHLVAVAIAQITQCAFCIEHHTEIGRKLGATLDENLAVSYISAALEAISQAQITIAHQEIAVRDEPAIVGTAIAEARSRFVQEAFSTEVLSPGFRWLVAAAAAYTQANESHRVAFHEAALATDIVQAALEEAYAIAVVLRSGAVYAHTLHIAAAYAE, from the coding sequence ATGAGTGCCGATCGCCAACACGATCTCGAAAACACGATCCTCCGAGGCCTTGAGAAGCGATACCCCGGCCCACAGGCTTTCCGCGCATTGTCCGCACCGGTGTGGCGCACCGGCGCGCTCTCGGAAAAGGAAAAGCATCTCGTCGCGGTGGCAATCGCGCAGATAACACAGTGCGCATTCTGTATCGAGCATCACACCGAGATCGGGCGCAAGCTCGGTGCAACGCTCGACGAGAATCTGGCTGTGAGCTATATCAGTGCCGCGCTGGAAGCAATCAGTCAGGCACAAATCACGATTGCGCATCAAGAAATCGCCGTACGCGACGAGCCCGCGATTGTCGGAACGGCCATCGCGGAAGCCAGATCACGCTTCGTGCAAGAGGCTTTTTCCACCGAGGTGCTGTCACCTGGCTTCCGATGGTTGGTCGCTGCCGCAGCGGCCTATACGCAGGCGAATGAATCGCATCGCGTGGCTTTCCACGAAGCAGCACTTGCAACGGACATCGTGCAAGCAGCGCTGGAGGAAGCGTATGCAATCGCTGTGGTCCTTCGCAGCGGCGCGGTGTACGCCCACACCTTGCACATCGCGGCGGCTTACGCGGAGTAA